The segment AGAACCGATAGATGGCATCCGACTGGTCCAGACGCAAACCCTCGATCTCCCGGATGATGTCGCCCTGCCGCAGGCCGGCCCGCCAGGCGGCCGAGTCGGCCTCGACCTCCTCGACGTAGGCGCCCACCGGATCGGTCAGGCGGAGACTCATCACGTCCACGGCGTCCAGGGCCCGCAGGCTCAGGCCGACCCGGGCCTCGCGGTAGTGGCCGTAGGTGAGGATCTCGTCGATCACGGCCGCGACCCGCGACGCCGGCACCGCGAAGCCGAGCCCCACGCTGCCGCCGCCGTCGTCCGAGAAGATGAAGGTGTTGATGCCGACGACCTCGCCCCGCGTGTTCACCAGCGGGCCGCCGCTGTTGCCCGGATTGATGGCCGCGTCGGTCTGGATCATGCCCAGGTAGGGCACCTCGTGGCGCTGGCTCTTGATGTCGCGGTTGGTGGCGCTGATGACGCCGACGGTGACGGTGGGCTGGGTGTCGGCCAGCAGGTACCCGTAGGGCGAGCCGATGGCGATGGCCCACTCGCCGATCTGCAGCGAGTCGGAGTGGGCCAGGCTGGCCACCGGCAGGTTCTCGGCCTGGATGCGCAGCACCGCCAGGTCGTAGCGTTCGACCCGGTCGAGCACCACCGCCTGGTGCCGGCGCCCGTCCGAGAGCGTCACCAGCACCTGGATGGCGTTCTCGACCACGTGGTTGTTGGTCACGACGAGGCCGTCGGCCGAGACGATGACCCCCGAGCCCAGGTTCTGCACGTAGCGGAACTGGTCGCGGCGCGGCACCAGGCCGAAGCGCTCGAGCATCTCCATCTGGGGCGTGCGGTAGGTCTGCTGCTGCACCACGTTCACCGCGACCACGGCCGGGGCCACGGCGCGCGTCGCCCGCACGATGGCGTTGGAGCGCTCGGCGCCCAGGTCGACCTCGCCGGGGCCCGGCGCCGGCAGCACCGAACCGGCCGGCACCGTCGTGGCGCCGTGGCCCTGGTGGCGCGGCGTCGCGCCCCGGGTGACCAGCAGCACCGCGCCGAGGGCCGCCCCCATGGCCAGCCCCAGCGCGACCCCGACCCATGTGCGGCCGGTGAGCACTACCTGCCGCCCTGCAGCTTGTCCCAGTCGGCGAGGAATGCCGCCAGCCCCTTGTCCGTCAGGGGATGGGCCGCGAGCTTGGGAATGACCGACGGCGGGATCGTGGCGATGTGGGCCCCGAGCAGGGCCGAGTCGACCACGTGCAGCGGGTGCCGGATCGAGGCCACGATGATCTCGGTCTCGTAGTCGTAGTTGTCGTAGATGTCGACGATGTCCGAGATGAGCTGCATGCCGTCCTCGGAGACGTCGTCCAGGCGGCCCACGAAGGGCGACACGTAGGCCGCGCCGGCCTTCGCCACCAGCAGGGCCTGGCTGGCCGAGAAGACGAGGGTGCAGTTGACGGGGATGCCGTCGGCGGCCAGGGCGGCGGTGGCCTTCAGGCCGTCGATGGTGGTGGGGACCTTCACGACCATGTGGTCGTCCAGCTTGGCCAGGCGGCGGCCCTCCTCGATCATGCCCGCGGCGTCGACGGCCGTCACTTCGCCGCTGACCGGCCCCTGCACGACCCGGCAGATCTCCTTCAGCAGCCCGTCGGTGTCGGTGTTGCCCTCCTTCGCCATCAGGCTCGGATTGGTCGTGACCCCGTCGCACATGCCCAGGGCCTTGATCTCCTTGATCGCGTCGAGGTCGGCGGTGTCGATGAAGAACTTCATGGCTCACTCCTTGGCCCGTCGGGGCCGGCGTCGGGTTCGGGTTCGGCAGGAAGCGTGTCGGTTTGGCCGGAGTTCCGGAATTCCTCGTCCCGCGGGGCGTCCGGATCGCGCCACGCCGGATCGAGCGTGTGCTCGGGATAGGTGACCGCCTCGAGGAAGAGGCCGCAGGCCGGCGCCATGCGCCCCACGGCGGCGCGGTTGCGGGCGGCGAGGGCCCGCGGCACGTCGCCCGGCCGCCGTTCGCCGCGGCCGATCTCCACCAGCGTGCCCACCATGTTGCGCACCATGTGGTGCAGGAACCGGTTCGCCTCGACGTGAAAGATAGCGCAGGTGTCGGACCATTCAAAGGCGCAAACGGCCACGTCGCAGACGTTCCCGTCCTGCTTCAGCGACGTCGCCTTGCAGAAGCTGGTGAAGTCGTGGCGGCCGCGGAAGTCGGCCGCGCCGGCATCCATGGCCGCCCGGTCCAGGGGGCGGTACACGTACCAGGCGTGGGGATCGAAGATGTCGCGCCGCGTGAGGATGCGGTAGCTGTAGCGGCGCGCCACGGCCTTGAAGCGCGCGTGGAAGTGGGGCGAGACCTCGCGCACGGCCCGCACCTCGAGGTCCCGGTCGCAGAGCCGCGGCAGGGCGCGCGCGACGCGTTCGGCCTCGTCCCGGTCGCGCACGGTCACGTGGGCGACCTGGCCGCGGGCGTGCACGCCGGCGTCGGTGCGCCCCGCCCCCACCGGCACCTCGGGCCGGCCCAGCAACCGCTCCAGATGGTCGCGCAGCTCCCCCTGCACCGTGCGCGCCGCCGGCTGGATCTGCCAACCGCGGAAGCGGTCGCCCACGTAGGCCAGGTCGAGCCGCAGCCGGATCCCGGCGTCGCCGCTCACCACAGGCTCCAGACCAGCAGCACCGTCCAGGCCGCCAGCACGTCGCCTTCGGTCCACGGCAGGGCGCCGGCCGACACCGTCGCCGGCCGCCGCTGCCGCAGG is part of the bacterium genome and harbors:
- the truA gene encoding tRNA pseudouridine(38-40) synthase TruA; translation: MSGDAGIRLRLDLAYVGDRFRGWQIQPAARTVQGELRDHLERLLGRPEVPVGAGRTDAGVHARGQVAHVTVRDRDEAERVARALPRLCDRDLEVRAVREVSPHFHARFKAVARRYSYRILTRRDIFDPHAWYVYRPLDRAAMDAGAADFRGRHDFTSFCKATSLKQDGNVCDVAVCAFEWSDTCAIFHVEANRFLHHMVRNMVGTLVEIGRGERRPGDVPRALAARNRAAVGRMAPACGLFLEAVTYPEHTLDPAWRDPDAPRDEEFRNSGQTDTLPAEPEPDAGPDGPRSEP
- a CDS encoding trypsin-like peptidase domain-containing protein codes for the protein MLTGRTWVGVALGLAMGAALGAVLLVTRGATPRHQGHGATTVPAGSVLPAPGPGEVDLGAERSNAIVRATRAVAPAVVAVNVVQQQTYRTPQMEMLERFGLVPRRDQFRYVQNLGSGVIVSADGLVVTNNHVVENAIQVLVTLSDGRRHQAVVLDRVERYDLAVLRIQAENLPVASLAHSDSLQIGEWAIAIGSPYGYLLADTQPTVTVGVISATNRDIKSQRHEVPYLGMIQTDAAINPGNSGGPLVNTRGEVVGINTFIFSDDGGGSVGLGFAVPASRVAAVIDEILTYGHYREARVGLSLRALDAVDVMSLRLTDPVGAYVEEVEADSAAWRAGLRQGDIIREIEGLRLDQSDAIYRFYYNARVGDRMRFKAERDGRIFDGEIVLAEE
- the fsa gene encoding fructose-6-phosphate aldolase translates to MKFFIDTADLDAIKEIKALGMCDGVTTNPSLMAKEGNTDTDGLLKEICRVVQGPVSGEVTAVDAAGMIEEGRRLAKLDDHMVVKVPTTIDGLKATAALAADGIPVNCTLVFSASQALLVAKAGAAYVSPFVGRLDDVSEDGMQLISDIVDIYDNYDYETEIIVASIRHPLHVVDSALLGAHIATIPPSVIPKLAAHPLTDKGLAAFLADWDKLQGGR